A genomic window from Nocardioides rotundus includes:
- the trpB gene encoding tryptophan synthase subunit beta, translated as MTDRGLDTPEQPGLDLPTGGRFDADEHGWFGDRWGGRFMPEALVAALDELTEAWQDAMADPSFVAEFEKIQREYAGLPSRLYHAERLSEQVGARVLLKREDLNHTGAHKIRNVLGQALLTRRMGKTRVIAETGAGQHGVASATAAAYFGFDCTVYMGAVDTRRQALNVARMNLLGAKVVPVESGSATLKDAINEALRDWVASVDHTAYLFGTAAGPHPFPSMVRDFCRGIGDEARAQCLEQYGVLPDAVAACVGGGSNAIGLFQAFLDDEGVEVHGFEPGGDGVETGRHAATIHAGASGVLHGARTFVLQDDDGQTLESHSISAGLDYPGVGPEHAWLAASGRATYTPVTDAEAMDALALLSRTEGIIPAIESAHAVAGALEVARRLGQEKGPDATVIVNLSGRGDKDMNTAVRWFGLEDPDEVTEEPVGDPEEEDR; from the coding sequence ATGACGGACCGCGGTCTGGACACCCCCGAGCAGCCGGGGCTCGACCTCCCGACGGGAGGCCGCTTCGACGCCGACGAGCACGGCTGGTTCGGCGACCGCTGGGGCGGGCGGTTCATGCCCGAGGCCCTGGTCGCCGCACTGGACGAGCTGACCGAGGCCTGGCAGGACGCGATGGCCGACCCTTCCTTCGTGGCGGAGTTCGAGAAGATCCAGCGGGAGTACGCGGGCCTCCCGAGCCGGCTCTACCACGCCGAGCGGCTCAGCGAGCAGGTCGGCGCCCGGGTGCTGCTCAAGCGCGAGGACCTCAACCACACCGGCGCGCACAAGATCCGCAACGTGCTCGGCCAGGCGCTGCTGACCCGGCGGATGGGCAAGACCCGGGTGATCGCCGAGACCGGAGCCGGCCAGCACGGGGTCGCGAGCGCCACCGCGGCCGCGTACTTCGGCTTCGACTGCACCGTCTACATGGGCGCGGTCGACACTCGACGCCAGGCGCTCAACGTGGCCCGGATGAACCTGCTGGGCGCCAAGGTGGTGCCGGTCGAGTCCGGCAGCGCGACGCTGAAGGACGCCATCAACGAGGCGCTGCGCGACTGGGTCGCCAGCGTCGACCACACGGCGTACCTCTTCGGCACCGCGGCCGGCCCGCACCCCTTCCCGAGCATGGTCCGCGACTTCTGCCGCGGGATCGGCGACGAGGCGCGCGCCCAGTGCCTGGAGCAGTACGGCGTGCTCCCGGACGCCGTCGCGGCCTGCGTCGGCGGCGGCTCGAACGCGATCGGCCTCTTCCAGGCGTTCCTCGACGACGAGGGCGTGGAGGTGCACGGCTTCGAGCCCGGCGGCGACGGGGTCGAGACCGGCCGGCACGCCGCGACGATCCACGCCGGCGCCTCCGGCGTGCTGCACGGCGCGCGGACCTTCGTGCTGCAGGACGACGACGGGCAGACGCTGGAGTCGCACTCCATCTCCGCGGGTCTGGACTACCCCGGCGTCGGGCCCGAGCACGCGTGGCTGGCCGCCAGCGGCCGGGCGACCTACACCCCGGTCACCGACGCCGAGGCGATGGACGCGCTGGCCCTGCTCAGCCGCACCGAGGGGATCATCCCCGCCATCGAGTCGGCCCACGCGGTCGCCGGCGCACTCGAGGTGGCCCGGCGCCTCGGACAGGAGAAGGGGCCCGATGCCACGGTGATCGTCAACCTCTCCGGCCGCGGCGACAAGGACATGAACACCGCCGTGCGGTGGTTCGGCCTCGAGGATCCCGACGAGGTCACCGAGGAGCCGGTCGGCGACCCCGAGGAGGAGGACCGGTGA
- the trpC gene encoding indole-3-glycerol phosphate synthase TrpC, producing the protein MSVLDDIVAGVRDDLAARQARLPVADLRAALADVDPPRDPMPQLREPGSSVIAEVKRRSPSKGDLAAIPDPAELARRYAAGGAAAISVLTEQRRFGGSLEDLRAVRAAVDTPLLRKDFIVEDYQLIEARAAGADLALLIVAALDDDTLRRLYDLAGELGLTALVEVHDEAETERALALGAELVGVNARDLTTLAIDQDTFGRLAPLLPESVVKVAESGIFSAADVQRHVDEGARAVLVGEALVKEGDPERAVREMTGLTP; encoded by the coding sequence GTGTCCGTGCTCGACGACATCGTCGCCGGGGTCCGGGACGACCTGGCCGCGCGGCAGGCGCGCCTGCCGGTCGCCGACCTGCGCGCCGCTCTGGCCGACGTCGACCCGCCCCGCGACCCGATGCCGCAGCTCCGCGAGCCCGGCTCCAGCGTCATCGCCGAGGTCAAGCGCCGCAGCCCGAGCAAGGGCGACCTCGCCGCCATCCCCGACCCGGCCGAGCTGGCCCGACGCTACGCCGCCGGAGGTGCCGCGGCGATCAGCGTGCTCACCGAGCAGCGCCGCTTCGGCGGCAGCCTGGAGGACCTCCGCGCCGTCCGTGCCGCGGTGGACACCCCGCTGCTCCGCAAGGACTTCATCGTCGAGGACTACCAGCTGATCGAGGCCCGGGCCGCGGGTGCCGACCTGGCACTGCTCATCGTGGCGGCGCTGGACGACGACACACTGCGGCGCCTCTACGACCTCGCGGGGGAGCTGGGGCTGACCGCGCTGGTCGAGGTGCACGACGAGGCCGAGACCGAGCGGGCCCTCGCCCTCGGCGCGGAGCTGGTCGGCGTGAACGCGCGCGACCTGACCACCCTGGCGATCGACCAGGACACCTTCGGACGACTGGCCCCGTTGCTGCCGGAGTCGGTGGTCAAGGTGGCCGAGTCGGGGATCTTCTCCGCGGCCGACGTGCAGCGGCACGTCGATGAGGGCGCCCGAGCGGTGCTCGTCGGCGAGGCGCTGGTGAAGGAGGGCGACCCGGAGCGGGCCGTCCGTGAGATGACGGGACTGACGCCATGA
- a CDS encoding HGxxPAAW family protein: protein MSQGSHHGNTPAAWTAVGVATLGSVVGAVGLLLSPVNMLLFWIGIVLMVLGLPVFFIMTRMGLGEPQR, encoded by the coding sequence ATGTCCCAGGGGTCCCACCACGGCAACACTCCCGCGGCGTGGACGGCGGTGGGCGTGGCCACCCTCGGCTCGGTCGTGGGCGCCGTCGGCCTGCTGCTCTCCCCGGTGAACATGCTGCTGTTCTGGATCGGCATCGTGCTGATGGTGCTCGGCCTGCCGGTGTTCTTCATCATGACCCGGATGGGCCTGGGCGAGCCGCAGCGCTGA
- a CDS encoding Trp biosynthesis-associated membrane protein produces MRPGLRPTLVVGLLGAGAVALAAGRDLATLTSGPDPAVPVPESAGSSPAAQALALVVLACWGVVLVSRGIFRRAIAVLALLMSLGTLAVLVAGAWSFPDALEAAYLDLGAESEARLSVWYALAVVGALASVAATAGAVLGTPGWPEMGQRYDAPGSAEDRPIDPDEATSTELWRAMDEGRDPTD; encoded by the coding sequence GTGAGGCCGGGCCTGCGACCGACCCTGGTCGTCGGGCTGCTCGGCGCGGGGGCCGTGGCGCTCGCCGCGGGCCGCGACCTCGCGACCCTGACCAGCGGCCCCGACCCCGCCGTACCCGTGCCGGAGTCGGCCGGGTCCTCGCCCGCCGCACAGGCCCTCGCCCTGGTGGTGCTGGCCTGCTGGGGCGTCGTCCTGGTCTCCCGCGGCATCTTCCGCCGCGCCATCGCCGTCCTGGCGCTCCTGATGTCCCTGGGCACGCTGGCGGTCCTGGTGGCCGGTGCCTGGTCCTTCCCCGACGCGCTGGAGGCGGCCTACCTCGACCTGGGCGCGGAGTCGGAGGCGCGGCTGAGCGTCTGGTACGCCCTGGCCGTCGTCGGCGCCCTGGCCTCGGTGGCCGCGACCGCGGGTGCCGTGCTGGGCACGCCCGGCTGGCCGGAGATGGGCCAGCGGTACGACGCCCCGGGCTCGGCCGAGGATCGTCCCATCGACCCCGACGAGGCCACCAGCACCGAGCTGTGGCGCGCCATGGACGAGGGTCGCGACCCCACGGACTGA
- the hisI gene encoding phosphoribosyl-AMP cyclohydrolase gives MTDLDPAIAARLTRNPDGLLPAIVQQEGTGEVLMLAWMDDEALHRTLTTGRGTYWSRSRQAYWVKGETSGNTQSVREVRLDCDGDTLLVVVDQVGAACHTGDRTCFDAGLLEPGAAESA, from the coding sequence GTGACCGACCTCGACCCCGCGATCGCCGCCCGGCTCACCCGCAATCCCGACGGCCTCCTGCCCGCCATCGTGCAGCAGGAGGGCACCGGGGAGGTGCTCATGCTCGCCTGGATGGACGACGAGGCGCTCCACCGCACCCTGACGACCGGCCGGGGGACCTACTGGTCCCGGTCGCGTCAGGCCTACTGGGTCAAGGGCGAGACCTCGGGCAACACCCAGAGCGTCCGCGAGGTCCGGCTGGACTGCGACGGCGACACCCTGCTGGTCGTCGTCGATCAGGTGGGCGCGGCGTGCCACACCGGTGACCGCACCTGCTTCGACGCCGGGCTGCTGGAGCCCGGAGCGGCGGAGTCGGCGTGA
- a CDS encoding ABC transporter ATP-binding protein produces MSATSGTRMESGEQIGAMATIRRGMAVSPELREGLGVTLLLAVLSACGQVVVPIAVQQTLDNGLGGPEGADVGFVVRMGLLAAAAIAVTSWASYLMTSRLFRTSERGLATLRIKAFRHVHDLPLLTQNTERRGALVSRVTSDVDQVSQFLVFGGLILVVSIGQMLVATVVMATYSWQLTLVVWVAFLPLFASIRWFQQRLSHAYTVVRQQVGVLLGAISEPVVGAAVVRAYSVEDRTQDRIDTAIDEFKAASVRAQKFTVTSFSLGGLSGGLANAGVIIVGVLLGTAAGLTPGKILAFAFLVTLFVGPVQMGTQILTDAQNAIASWRRTLGILETPADLVDPGPDGHELPRGPVDVTFDRVTFAYPGGPPVLVDVDEHLDAGTRVAIVGETGSGKSTFAKLLTRLMDPSEGAVRLDGIDLRDVRQESLRRSVVLVPQEGFLFDDTITANVRYGRLDATEADIRASADELGLGDWLDGLPRGLVTRVGQRGESLSAGERQLVALLRAHLADPDLLVLDEATSAVDPRLEMRIGRALERLMQGRTSVTIAHRLSTAEAADEVLVVDRGRVVQRGPHAILAGQEGSVYAGLYASWVAQLATPAGESTT; encoded by the coding sequence GTGAGCGCGACGTCCGGCACCCGGATGGAGTCCGGCGAGCAGATCGGCGCCATGGCGACGATCCGCCGGGGCATGGCCGTCTCCCCGGAGCTGCGTGAGGGGCTCGGGGTCACGCTGCTCCTGGCGGTCCTGTCCGCCTGCGGCCAGGTGGTGGTCCCGATCGCGGTGCAGCAGACCCTGGACAACGGCCTCGGCGGGCCGGAGGGCGCCGACGTCGGCTTCGTGGTGCGGATGGGGCTGCTCGCGGCCGCGGCGATCGCGGTGACCAGCTGGGCGTCGTACCTCATGACCAGCCGGCTCTTCCGCACCTCCGAGCGCGGCCTGGCCACCCTGCGGATCAAGGCGTTCCGGCACGTGCACGACCTGCCGCTGCTCACCCAGAACACCGAGCGCCGCGGGGCCCTGGTCTCCCGGGTCACCTCGGACGTGGACCAGGTCAGCCAGTTCCTGGTCTTCGGCGGGCTGATCCTCGTGGTCAGCATCGGGCAGATGCTGGTGGCCACCGTGGTGATGGCGACCTACAGCTGGCAGCTGACCCTCGTGGTGTGGGTGGCGTTCCTGCCGCTGTTCGCCTCGATCCGCTGGTTCCAGCAGAGGCTCTCGCACGCCTACACCGTGGTCCGGCAGCAGGTCGGCGTGCTGCTCGGTGCGATCTCCGAGCCGGTCGTCGGTGCCGCCGTGGTGCGCGCCTACTCGGTGGAGGACCGCACCCAGGACCGGATCGACACGGCGATCGACGAGTTCAAGGCCGCGAGCGTGCGGGCGCAGAAGTTCACCGTCACCTCCTTCTCCCTGGGCGGTCTGTCCGGCGGGCTCGCCAACGCCGGCGTGATCATCGTCGGCGTCCTCCTCGGTACGGCGGCCGGCCTCACACCCGGCAAGATCCTCGCCTTCGCCTTCCTGGTCACGCTCTTCGTCGGCCCGGTCCAGATGGGCACCCAGATCCTCACCGACGCCCAGAACGCGATCGCCTCCTGGCGGCGCACCCTGGGCATCCTGGAGACCCCGGCCGACCTGGTCGACCCCGGGCCCGACGGCCACGAGCTGCCCCGCGGTCCGGTCGACGTGACCTTCGACCGCGTCACGTTCGCCTACCCCGGCGGGCCGCCCGTGCTGGTCGACGTCGACGAGCACCTCGACGCCGGCACCCGGGTCGCGATCGTGGGGGAGACGGGCTCGGGCAAGTCCACCTTCGCCAAGCTGCTCACCCGCCTGATGGACCCCTCGGAGGGGGCCGTGCGGCTGGACGGGATCGACCTGCGCGACGTGCGCCAGGAGTCGCTGCGCCGCAGCGTGGTGCTGGTGCCCCAGGAGGGCTTCCTGTTCGACGACACGATCACCGCGAACGTGCGCTACGGCCGACTGGACGCCACCGAGGCCGACATCCGCGCCTCCGCCGACGAGCTGGGGCTCGGCGACTGGCTCGACGGCCTGCCGAGGGGCCTGGTGACCCGGGTCGGCCAGCGCGGGGAGTCGCTGAGCGCGGGGGAGCGCCAGCTCGTCGCGTTGCTCCGGGCCCACCTCGCCGACCCCGACCTGCTGGTCCTGGACGAGGCCACGAGCGCGGTCGACCCGCGGCTGGAGATGCGGATCGGCCGGGCATTGGAGCGGCTGATGCAGGGCCGCACGTCGGTCACGATCGCGCACCGCCTCAGCACTGCGGAGGCCGCCGACGAGGTGCTCGTCGTGGACCGCGGACGCGTGGTGCAGCGTGGGCCGCACGCGATCCTGGCGGGCCAGGAGGGCAGCGTCTACGCCGGCCTCTACGCCTCCTGGGTGGCCCAGCTCGCCACCCCCGCGGGAGAATCGACGACGTGA